The window CTATCCATAAATACTGGTTGTCCCAGGATTTCCGGTCCGATCATATATGCTTGCATGTGGCAACCTCCCCTATTGGAAGTAACATAAGAAAGGCCTTGTCCAAAAGCACCTCGAGGATCATAAGCAGGAAGTTCCATTCCTTTTACTTGCATGGAAAGGTTAGGCTTTTTATATTTTTTAGAAAGTCTTTTTGAACCAAGGGCAAGATCTTCCCCGATTCCTCTTTTATAAGCAATGTCATTAACGATATCAACGATTTTTTCAGAGTCGCCCCATTTCAGGTTTTGAGGAAGAACACCAAGTTCAGATAATTCCATAGCGCAACCAATCGTATTTCCGGTAGAAATCGTATCAAGACCAAGTTCATTGCACGCATAATTTGCTTCTGCAATAACCTCCAAGTTGCTATTACCCAGCTGTGCACCAAAAGCCCACATGGTTTCATATTCAGGTCCTTCCCCGCTTTTGTTTTTAGTTGCCGTGGCTCTTCCACAAGCGATTGGACATTTGTAGCATGCACTTTTGCTTGTAACAAACCTTTCCTGCAATTTCTCACCACTGGTACCTTCGGCATCGTTAAAAACGCCAGATTGGAAATTTTTTGTCGGAAACATTCCATGTGAATTTAGAATATTTACCAAGACAGAAGTTCCAAGTACTTTTAGAGATTTGCCGGTAATAGGATTTTTGTCAACTAATCTGTCAATTCGGGTAAGCAGTTTTTTCAATTTTTGGGGATAGCGCGGCGCAACTTTTTCCATCCCATGGACAGCGATTGCTTTAAGATTTTTTGAGCCCATTATTGTGCCCATTCCGCCTCTCCCCGCAGTTCGATCTTTATCATTCATAATAGCTGCGAACAACACCTGGTTTTCACCTGCCGGACCGATTGAGGCAACAGAAGCGTTAGTAAAAGTTTCTCTGATTATTCCATCACGAGTTTCGTGGGTATTTTTTCCCCAATAGTGTTTTGCATTTTTTATTTCAAATCCATTTTCAGTTAGAAGAAGATAAATCGGTTTTTCTGCTTTCCCCGTAATAATAAAACCGTCAAATCCCGCACTTTTTATTCTTTCACCAAAAATACCACCGGAGCTGGAATTGCAAATCGTGCCGGTTAAAGGAGATTTTGATATTACTTGGTATCTGCCGGAAGTCAGAACAGTTCCCGTAACAGGACCCGTCATAAAAATCAAAGCATTTTCGGGAGAAAGCGGATCAATGCTCGGTAAACATAATTGAGTATAAAGTTTCACGCCCAATCCTCTCCCTCCAAGATATTTTTTTAATAGCGAATCGGCAATTTTGATTTCTTCTTGTTTTCCGGTAGTTAAATTTATTTTTAATATTTTTCCCATCCAGCCATTCATTTTAGCTCCTTCATTCATAAAATTTGTTATATTTTTCTGCGTGCTCACAAGTTAAACATTTCTCTTTATAATATGTATAAACTGATTTGGGTTGTTTGCTGATGGAAGCATATCTCGATGGGCAAATATGACAAGGAATTTCCGGTTTGAGCCAGGACTTTAAAGAATACTTTAGCAATGATGCGGTTTCTACTATTGAAACTCCAGCACTAGTACCTAAACGATTTGCACCGGCTTCTATCATTCTGTAAGCATCTTTAAAATTTCTGATACCACCAGCGGCTTTTACCCCGATTTCCGAACCAACAGTTTCCCTCATCAGACGAACATGCTGTGGGAAAGCTCCGAATGCACCAAATCCGGTAGAAGTTTTAACGAATCTTGCACCTGATTCAACTGCTAATTTGCAACCTGTAATTATCTGCTCATCCGTCAGATAGCAGGTTTCCAGAATTACTTTCACAGGCTCATCGCCACTTGCTTTCACTACTTGCCGAATATCCTCTTTTACAAAATCGTACCGTTTATCGGTAAGCGCTCCCACATTGATGACCATATCTATTTCCTCTGCACCATCATTAACAGCATTTTCGGCTTCTAACGCTTTAATCTTACTTGTATTAGCTCCAAGCGGAAATCCAACAACATTGCAAACAATAACTTCACTTCCCTCCAATTGCTTTTTCGCAAATTTAGTAAAAACAGTATTAATGCAAACAGAAAAAAAACCAAACATTTTTGCTTCATTACAAAGATTTAGTATTTTTTTTTCACCTGAATTGGATTTTAACTCAGTGTGGTCTATCATATTAGGCAAGTTTGCAATCATTTTTTGTGAATCAAACATTTCAGTCCCGCCTTTCATTACTGTTGTGATCATTTTTTCTATTAATATTTTTTTTGGAAAAGATTAGGGTTTTTTTGGAAGAAAAATGTTTACCGGTAAACTTCTTTTTCTTTTGGGGTTTTACATTATCAGTATTATCCGATTTAGAGGAATTTTTTTTTAAAATATTTCCAACTTTCTGTTTCTCTGTTTTTGGTTTTCGCATGAATTTTCTTTTGAATTTTTTCTTTCTTTTTTCTCCGGTTTTACTCTTTTTTGATGTTGAAGTTACGGGCGTTTTACTGGGGGGCTTACGATATTTTTTTACATGCCTGACATTTTCATTATCCTTTTTTTGTTTTTGTTTGTGCCCGGAGTCATCCTTTTCTGAGTTTGAATAATTTGATTTTTTTCTATTTTTCCGGGTTTTTTCTTGAATTTTTTCTTTGGATTGAGCAGGCTCTTCTTTTCGGGTTAATAGGTTTAAGTATTTGTCAAGAGTAATTGAGGATTTCATGCCATCTTCATCAGCAAGAACTACTTCGGATTTGAGATAGTTATTTTTTACAACTCGTGTATTTTTGTTCTCATATTTGACAAAATCTCCAATTAAAGGAAAATCTTTAGCTTTTTCTTCATAAACTTCCTGCTCAAAGGCAAGGCAACACAGAGTTTTTCCACATAAACCTGTAATTTTTGAATTTGTTGTAGTAAAATTTTGCAACTTAGCCATTTGAATATTTGCTTTGCTTGTATAAAGGTTCATCTTCTTGCAACAGAGTTCTCTTCCGCAACGCCCAATTCCTCCGAGATACTTCATTTGTTGACGAGAATTAATTTGTCGCAACTCAATCCTTGTGCGAAATTCTTTTGCCAATTCTCGAACAAAAGTTCTGAAATCTATCCGCGTTTCGGACATGAAATAAAAAGTCAATCTATTGCCATCAAACTGAAATTCTGACTCAATTAGTTTCATGTTAAATGGAAAATTGATCAAAATATTAAGGAATACTTTTTTTGCATTTTCTTCTTTTTCTCGTATTTTTTCAAGGGCAGTAATGTCTTCTTTATTCGCTTTTCGGATAATATCATAAATTACAAATCGCTTTGCATTTATTTTCTCAGGAAATATATTGAAAGCGGAAACTCTCCCGATATCTGCACCTTTGTCTGCCTGAACAATCACATATTCATTAAGATAGATCGGAATATCATTGGGGTTTGAATAATATGCTCTTCGGTCAAATTTAAATCGTACTTCAACTATTTTTTTCATATTTATCTTCCATTAAATATCTTACGTAACTGCTTTGATGAATTATAACAATTGTGAAGAATTTTTTCCTCGTTTTTACTAAGGAATAAACCTCTTCTTTGTTTTACAATATCTGCTGTAACCAATATCTTGTTAGGTTTATAATCTGATAGTTTTGAACCCTTACCCCAACTGAATGATGGAATAAAACCACTAAATAGTTCGGAAGAATAAAGATTACAGCCTACACCGACCACACAACCGGTATTGAACATAGTGTTTATCCCAGTCTTTGAATGATCTCCCATAATTAAACCAAAAAATTGGAGGTCCGTAGAGATGAACGTCTTACTCGGATAGTCATACGCTTTTACATACCTATAATTATTCTTCAAATCGCTATTATTTGTATCGGCGCCGATATTTACCCATTCTCCGAGATAGGCGTGCCCCAAAAAACCATCATGTTGCTTGTTTGAATAAGATTGAATTATCGTTTCTTCAATTTCTCCTCCGATTTTCGAAAATTTACCAACACTAACACCTTCATAAATTTTTGCTCCGATTTTTACTTGACAATTTTTCCCAATGTAAGTCGGACCTTTTATAACGGTGTTTGCCATAACAGTAGTTCCATCATCAATTATCACGGGACCATCGGAAGCATCGAGTAGAACATTCGGCTCAATTTTAGTATTACTTCCCACAAAAATTTCATCTAAATTTACAAGATGGTATGAGGAATCCGGTACAATGTGATTTATTTTTTCTCGCAAAATCCTTTTACTATCATTCAAAATTTCATCCTTGTTCAAATCCACTAATTCCCAAATTTGATGCATAGTTTTAATTTTGGTCTTTTCTTTAGAAAGTTGGGTTAATAACTCTTTAATATCTGATGGTAAAAAATCGCCACTTACTTTTATGATAGTTTTAAAAGCAACGCACTCATCTTCATGAAAAAGAGCGGTATTCATAGGCAGTTGGTGAAGTTTTTGGGCAATTATATCATCAATAAGAATTCTACCATTAACGAAAAGATGAATTCCTCTTTGTAATGAATTTACTTCTTTATTCGGAAATCTTTCTTTATAAAATTCTTCCAATTCTTTTCTTATCAGATATGTGGATTCTGTTTTGGGGAAATAATGCTCCACTTTCTGACGCAGCTTTAAAATCCCACATTTAAGGTCAAAAGATGGACGAGTATAAGTTAAAGGCAAAAAATTTTGCCATTTTTCATCTTCAAAAATTGTTAGTTTCATGATTTTTTACCTTTTATCAATAATGTTTTTGGAAATATAATTTTCGATAATAACATTTGCCATTGTGAATGGATCAATTTCTTTATTGTAAACCTTATCCACAATTTGGGCAATATCTTCTTTCGAAAGCATCTTTGCACTAATTTCTTCTAATATTTTATCATTGATAATATTTTCTATTTCTTTCTCAATACGATTTTTGCGTTTTATATCAATCAAATTTGTTGAATACAGATAATCTTTATGAAGTAAAATTTCTTTGAATAAATTTTCAATGCCTTCATTTTTATTTGCCACAGTTTCGATGATTGTGGATTGATAATCTGTTTTTTTATTGGAAAGTTCACGCATCATTTTAATTTCGGAAACGATTCTATCCTTTCCGAGCCTATCACTTTTATTCACAACAAAAATATCACCGATTTCCATAATTCCAGCTTTCATAATCTGGATGCTATCACCTATTTCAGGTGTGAGAATCAGAATCACAGAGTCAGCAACTTTCATAACTTCCACTTCAGATTGCCCCACTCCCACTGTTTCGAGAATGATCACATCACAACCAAGCACCGATAAGATGGTAATTGCATTATTTGTAGCTGATGACAAACCGCCGAGATGACCTCTGGTGCCCATACTTCTGATGAAAACTTTTTCATCTGTGGCGTGATCTTGCAGCCGTATTCTATCACCAAGAACTGCTCCGCCGGAAAAAGGGCTTGTAGGATCAACTGCGATCACCCCCACGGTTTTATCTTGCTTACGGAAACATCTGATTAGTTTATCCGTGAGTGTGCTTTTCCCAGCACCAGGTGCTCCGGTAATCCCGATCACGTAATTTTTTTTCCGATAAGGGTGAATCAATTTAATGATTTCAGCACTCATCTTTTTATCATCCAGACAGGTAATTAATTTTGCCGCTGCCCGAAAATCACCTTTAATAAGATTCTCGGTTTGCTCTTTAATTTTCATCTAACACACATTTGGATTAAATTTTTTTAAAAAAGTCAAAATTCTATTTATATCATTCACATAATATTGGGTTGCGACGATTTTTACTTGCATTTTCTTTCTATCCGCAGTTGTGAAATTACAGAATCCCTCAAAAGCTTCCAAAATATAGCCAAGGAGAATCAAATCTTTTGAGCCGATTTTAAGCATAATTTCGGTAGAACCGTCGCTAATTATTTTCTCTGATATTCTCTCGAAATTCATAATTTTGAACCTATTAGATTACTCCAAGGCGAGGTTGACAACCTCTTTCATATTTTCAACAGCGATTATATTCAAACCCCTTTTGATCTGTTTACGAACCTCTTTTAATTCATAAATATTGTCTTTAGGGATGATAATATTTTCGATTCTTGCTCTTTTTGCTGCTACGAGCTTTTCTTCCAATCCACCGATAGGAAGCACTTTTCCCATCAGGGTAATTTCACCTGTCATAGCGAAATTAGCTTTAATCTTTCGTTTGGAAAAAGCAGAAATTAGAGCCAAAGCGATAGTAATACCCGCAGAGGGACCATCTTTTGGAATGGCACCTTCAGGAACATGAATATGAATATCCTTATCTTTGAAAAAATTTTTATCAATACCGAATTCTTCATAGTGTGCTCGAGAATAACTCAAAGCTGCGTTCGCAGATTCCTTCATAACGTCGCCAAGTTTTCCCGTTAGAGAAATTGTCCCTTTCCCATCAATAAGCAGTGCTTCCACATTAAGCATCTCTCCGCCAACCGATGTCCATGCCAATCCATTAGCAACTCCAATCTGATTATTCTTATGATTATCCTGACGGCGATATTTTTCCACACCAAGATATTTAATTATTGATTTTGAATTAACAACAAAATTTATCTTTGATTTTTTTTTTAGGTATCCGCGAATTATTTTCCTCAAAATTGAGGCGATATTTCTATCTAATTCACGCACTCCGGCTTCCCTCGTATAATTCCGAATGATTTTTAAAATTGCATTATCAGAAAAACTAACGTTCAACTTTTCTGAAATTCCATGATTTTTCAACTGTTTCGGAAGCAAAAATCCTTTTGCGATTTTCTCCTTTTCAAACTCTGTATAACCTGGCAATTTTATAATTTCCATCCTGTCTTGCAAAGGAATCGGGATGGAATATAAAGTGTTTGCAGTTGTAATAAAAAGTACTTTGGAAAGGTCGTAAGGTATTTCGAGGTAATGGTCGTGGAATTCAAAATTCTGTTCCGGATCAAGAACTTCGAGCAAGGCAGCGGACGGATCACCCCGAAAATCAGTGCTCATTTTATCTACTTCATCCAGCATAATAACCGGATTTTGAACACCTGCTTTTTTCATTGCCCGAACAATCACACCCGGCATTGCTCCGATATAGGTTTTTCTATGTCCACGAATTTCTGCTTCATCACGAACTCCACCAAGAGAAAGTCGTTCAAATCTCCTGTTCATTGCTCTGGCAATAGACTTTCCCAACGATGTTTTACCCACACCGGGAGGACCAACAAGACATAGAATTTGTCCTTTTACTTTTTTAGCAATTTTCAAAACTGCAAGAAACTCGAGAATACGTTCTTTTACTTTTTTCAACCCGTAGTGATCTATATCAAGAATTTTTTCCGCTTTCTCTAATTTGAATGATTTTTTTTTTCCTTTTGAACCCCATGGCATATCTGCAATCCAATTAAGATAATTTAAACTTACAGAATATTCGGGAGAAATAGGGTTGGTTCTTTTCAATTTTTTTAATTCATGTGAAACTTTTTCTTTTGCTTCCGGACTTAATTTTAATTTTTTGAATTTCTTCTTCAGTTCATTAACTTCTCCGGTTTCATCTTTTAAGACTCCCAATTCCTCCTTAATTGTTTGAATTTCTTGATGTAAAAAATATTCTCGCTGAGTTTTACTTAATTTACTCTTCACTTCCGATTCAATTTTTTTTCTGATTTTATGTATCTCAACTTCTTTTGATATCATTTCTATTAAGCGAATCATTCTTTCAAACAAATGCACTTCAAGAAGTTCCTGTTTAGTAGAAATTTCCATATCAATATTTCCGGTAATCAAATCTACCTTGTCCCTATCACTATCAAGATTTTCATAGGCAATTAGAGCTTCTTCCGGAAATGATTTTGAAAATTTTACATATTCTTTAAATTCAATTTCCAATGTTTTCATTAGGGCAGCATTTTCAGATTTTTTTTCCAATTCTTGGATAAAAACTAATTCGATCTCGGCTCTAAGGTATTTCCCATCGTCAATTAATTTTTTTATTTGAGCTCGCTGTAAGCCTTCAATTAGAATACTAATTGTTCCATCCGGCATCTTCAGCAATTGAAGTATTTCACAAACTACTCCCGTAGAATAAATATCTTCCTGCTTTGGCGTTTCTGTTTTGGAAGAAATCTGGGCAACACACAAGATTAATTTGTCAGAATCAAAAGCCTTGTTAATCGCTTTGATTGATCTGCTTCTACCAATTACCATCGGTAAGATCATTTTGGGGAATATAACAACATTTCTTGCCGGAATAACAGGCAAGACGTTTTCAATTATTTTTTCAGTATCCATGCATTTACCTTTTTTTACTGAATTGATTTTATTGTATTGCAATTTCTATCCACAAAAAATTGTGCTAAAATATATTTTAATTTTCTTGACATGAAAAGTATGCAGTGTGTGTTTTGCGGAACTTTTCGGGATGTAGCGCAGCCCGGTCAGCGCGCTTCGTTCGGGACGAAGAGGCCGCCGGTTCAAATCCGGCCATCCCGACCATTTTACTTGTATTTAAAAAACTCCCAATTATTTCCTGTCTATTGTAGATTTTCGATTTTCCTTTTATAAATTAAAAAACGTTAAGTCCAATTTGAAAATAAATTAAAGAAGACATTTCCTACTTTCTTTAATTTTCAAACCGGACTTAATTAAACAATTTTTGGGGTTGTTTTATATTATCTTTACGAATCTTTTTTATCTACCGCATAAACAATATAAAGAAGTATGGCAAGCAAAATGAACGGATTAGCAGCTAAAAAATAACTTTCATGCTGCATAAAAGGAAAAATATTACTGTGCCTGAATAACAATTTATCTACAGATCCAATTAATAATAATACTCCAGCTAAAAAAGCACTAATCTTCGCTAATATTTTAAAAATCATTTATACCTCAATTCCTATGCAAATTTGATTACCAATAAAGTAATAAAAATTTAATATTTATTTTTTCTTTTTATGACGATTCTTACGTCTTCTTTTTTTTCTTTTATGCTTATTAATTTTTACTTTTCGCT of the Candidatus Cloacimonadota bacterium genome contains:
- a CDS encoding aldehyde ferredoxin oxidoreductase family protein produces the protein MNGWMGKILKINLTTGKQEEIKIADSLLKKYLGGRGLGVKLYTQLCLPSIDPLSPENALIFMTGPVTGTVLTSGRYQVISKSPLTGTICNSSSGGIFGERIKSAGFDGFIITGKAEKPIYLLLTENGFEIKNAKHYWGKNTHETRDGIIRETFTNASVASIGPAGENQVLFAAIMNDKDRTAGRGGMGTIMGSKNLKAIAVHGMEKVAPRYPQKLKKLLTRIDRLVDKNPITGKSLKVLGTSVLVNILNSHGMFPTKNFQSGVFNDAEGTSGEKLQERFVTSKSACYKCPIACGRATATKNKSGEGPEYETMWAFGAQLGNSNLEVIAEANYACNELGLDTISTGNTIGCAMELSELGVLPQNLKWGDSEKIVDIVNDIAYKRGIGEDLALGSKRLSKKYKKPNLSMQVKGMELPAYDPRGAFGQGLSYVTSNRGGCHMQAYMIGPEILGQPVFMDRFSYDGKAEIVALMQNVSAFVDSMILCRFLQFPFGISTFTEILNCVTGYEFTDDELLEVGKRIFTLERDFNVKAGFSRKDDILPQRFLYEQLTEGPSRNQVIELDRMLDEYYSIRGWNSNGIPLQMTIEKLKF
- the lon gene encoding endopeptidase La; the protein is MDTEKIIENVLPVIPARNVVIFPKMILPMVIGRSRSIKAINKAFDSDKLILCVAQISSKTETPKQEDIYSTGVVCEILQLLKMPDGTISILIEGLQRAQIKKLIDDGKYLRAEIELVFIQELEKKSENAALMKTLEIEFKEYVKFSKSFPEEALIAYENLDSDRDKVDLITGNIDMEISTKQELLEVHLFERMIRLIEMISKEVEIHKIRKKIESEVKSKLSKTQREYFLHQEIQTIKEELGVLKDETGEVNELKKKFKKLKLSPEAKEKVSHELKKLKRTNPISPEYSVSLNYLNWIADMPWGSKGKKKSFKLEKAEKILDIDHYGLKKVKERILEFLAVLKIAKKVKGQILCLVGPPGVGKTSLGKSIARAMNRRFERLSLGGVRDEAEIRGHRKTYIGAMPGVIVRAMKKAGVQNPVIMLDEVDKMSTDFRGDPSAALLEVLDPEQNFEFHDHYLEIPYDLSKVLFITTANTLYSIPIPLQDRMEIIKLPGYTEFEKEKIAKGFLLPKQLKNHGISEKLNVSFSDNAILKIIRNYTREAGVRELDRNIASILRKIIRGYLKKKSKINFVVNSKSIIKYLGVEKYRRQDNHKNNQIGVANGLAWTSVGGEMLNVEALLIDGKGTISLTGKLGDVMKESANAALSYSRAHYEEFGIDKNFFKDKDIHIHVPEGAIPKDGPSAGITIALALISAFSKRKIKANFAMTGEITLMGKVLPIGGLEEKLVAAKRARIENIIIPKDNIYELKEVRKQIKRGLNIIAVENMKEVVNLALE
- a CDS encoding putative sugar nucleotidyl transferase — encoded protein: MKLTIFEDEKWQNFLPLTYTRPSFDLKCGILKLRQKVEHYFPKTESTYLIRKELEEFYKERFPNKEVNSLQRGIHLFVNGRILIDDIIAQKLHQLPMNTALFHEDECVAFKTIIKVSGDFLPSDIKELLTQLSKEKTKIKTMHQIWELVDLNKDEILNDSKRILREKINHIVPDSSYHLVNLDEIFVGSNTKIEPNVLLDASDGPVIIDDGTTVMANTVIKGPTYIGKNCQVKIGAKIYEGVSVGKFSKIGGEIEETIIQSYSNKQHDGFLGHAYLGEWVNIGADTNNSDLKNNYRYVKAYDYPSKTFISTDLQFFGLIMGDHSKTGINTMFNTGCVVGVGCNLYSSELFSGFIPSFSWGKGSKLSDYKPNKILVTADIVKQRRGLFLSKNEEKILHNCYNSSKQLRKIFNGR
- a CDS encoding DUF4911 domain-containing protein is translated as MNFERISEKIISDGSTEIMLKIGSKDLILLGYILEAFEGFCNFTTADRKKMQVKIVATQYYVNDINRILTFLKKFNPNVC
- the meaB gene encoding methylmalonyl Co-A mutase-associated GTPase MeaB, translated to MKIKEQTENLIKGDFRAAAKLITCLDDKKMSAEIIKLIHPYRKKNYVIGITGAPGAGKSTLTDKLIRCFRKQDKTVGVIAVDPTSPFSGGAVLGDRIRLQDHATDEKVFIRSMGTRGHLGGLSSATNNAITILSVLGCDVIILETVGVGQSEVEVMKVADSVILILTPEIGDSIQIMKAGIMEIGDIFVVNKSDRLGKDRIVSEIKMMRELSNKKTDYQSTIIETVANKNEGIENLFKEILLHKDYLYSTNLIDIKRKNRIEKEIENIINDKILEEISAKMLSKEDIAQIVDKVYNKEIDPFTMANVIIENYISKNIIDKR
- the ricT gene encoding regulatory iron-sulfur-containing complex subunit RicT, giving the protein MKKIVEVRFKFDRRAYYSNPNDIPIYLNEYVIVQADKGADIGRVSAFNIFPEKINAKRFVIYDIIRKANKEDITALEKIREKEENAKKVFLNILINFPFNMKLIESEFQFDGNRLTFYFMSETRIDFRTFVRELAKEFRTRIELRQINSRQQMKYLGGIGRCGRELCCKKMNLYTSKANIQMAKLQNFTTTNSKITGLCGKTLCCLAFEQEVYEEKAKDFPLIGDFVKYENKNTRVVKNNYLKSEVVLADEDGMKSSITLDKYLNLLTRKEEPAQSKEKIQEKTRKNRKKSNYSNSEKDDSGHKQKQKKDNENVRHVKKYRKPPSKTPVTSTSKKSKTGEKRKKKFKRKFMRKPKTEKQKVGNILKKNSSKSDNTDNVKPQKKKKFTGKHFSSKKTLIFSKKNINRKNDHNSNERRD